The following are encoded together in the Montipora foliosa isolate CH-2021 chromosome 12, ASM3666993v2, whole genome shotgun sequence genome:
- the LOC137980044 gene encoding uncharacterized protein isoform X2 gives MQKPTTAQDHSYLVYHFEMGSVDSNIAVSNADEISKGIFTKSDKLHDGGEIIAPPKEGTYDYPAGTRRRETALCESVGVVEEDTRENTRDQSNQLYSSPYLHVLDDQCGSAHSFVKKLHNTQVIVNLADSQKLFTEPEKKQEERRKRVVEGGLSTLRFKFPIMAFLHVLTFFLAAVGLTLAIMITNGKITCSRDAPKDAAKTQRLVDFPTKFQELKENISQLKKELDNARQELKEFIEIKNLSQQGKTLNLTSQVFHSGDNEDFELMLNSSQQKWMTMITDIWVQVNNTGKELRRETSLFRATGNLTQENIQKVNNSLISLKDEVHSEERRINETVLLTVQHHDQMKFFEKLINSSRRYLVTEVTEMWSSINSTQKDLQQQTKAFWSSVWAAVNATKMELMQKVNNISKMAGTKGSGNFSRCKYEVKTGTTTTGGSDADATVVEPAGYRILGVTCSTNFAAQHNLVSKDQKYICNCKGDSGKFRPLGNELKKCNLHYWFCPIN, from the exons atgcaGAAACCTACTACTGCGCAAGACCACAGCTACCTAGTATATCATTTTGAGATGGGGTCGGTGGACTCAAACATTGCAGTAAGCAACGCCGACGAAATTTCAAAGGGAATTTTCACAAAATCGGACAAGTTACACGATGGCGGTGAAATAATTGCTCCACCAAAAGAAGGAACCTACGATTATCCCGCTGGAACTCGAAGACGAGAAACCGCTTTGTGTGAATCTGTTGGTGTCGTTGAGGAAGACACTAGAGAAAACACAAGGGATCAGTCAAACCAACTTTACAGCTCTCCTTACCTTCATGTGTTAGATGATCAATGTGGCAGTGCCCACTCTTTCGTCAAAAAATTACACAACACGCAGGTTATCGTCAATTTAGCAGACTCACAAAAGTTGTTCACAGAGCCAGAGAAGAAGCAAGAGGAAAGACGTAAAAGAGTGGTTGAAGGTGGCCTCTCGACCCTCCGGTTCAAGTTCCCTATAATGGCTTTCCTTCACGTACTGACCTTTTTCCTGGCGGCTGTAGGATTGACTCTCGCGATAATGATAACAAACGGAAAGATCACTTGTTCCCGGGACGCTCCTAAAG ATGCGGCAAAAACACAAAGACTGGTTGACTTTCCAACTAAATTCCAAGAATTGAAAGAGAATATTTCCCAGCTTAAAAAGGAATTGGACAACGCCCGCCAAGAACTGAAAGAGTTTATTGAAATCAAGAATCTCTCACAACAAGGGAAGACACTTAACCTCACTTCTCAG GTATTTCACTCAGGGGACAATGAAGACTTCGAGTTGATGCTGAATTCGTCTCAGCAAAAGTGGATGACAATGATTACCGACATTTGGGTCCAAGTTAATAACACTGGTAAAGAACTGCGCCGAGAAACAAGTTTGTTTAGGGCGACAGGAAATTTAACTCAAGAGAACATTCAAAAG GTAAACAACAGTTTGATTTCTCTTAAAGACGAAGTTCACTCAGAAGAGCGTAGAATAAACGAGACTGTCCTTCTTACG GTGCAGCATCACGACCAAATGAAATTCTTTGAGAAGCTAATCAACAGTTCCCGTCGATACTTGGTGACCGAAGTGACCGAAATGTGGTCTTCAATAAACTCTACCCAGAAAGACCTGCAACAACAGACCAAAGCTTTTTGGTCGTCAGTGTGGGCAGCAGTTAACGCAACAAAGATGGAGCTAATGCAGAAA GTCAATAACATCAGTAAGATGGCAGGAACCAAAGGCTCAGGAAACTTTAGTAGATGCAAGTACGAGGTGAAAACAGGCACTACTACGACCGGGGGCTCAGATGCAGACGCAACGGTAGTTGAGCCTGCT GGGTACAGAATTCTAGGAGTAACCTGTTCCACAAACTTCGCCGCACAACATAATCTTGTATCCAAAGACCAGAAATACATATGTAATTGCAAAGGGGACTCGGGAAAGTTTAGGCCTCTAGGAAACGAGTTAAAGAAATGCAACCTTCATTATTGGTTTTGCccaataaattga
- the LOC137980044 gene encoding uncharacterized protein isoform X1 produces MQKPTTAQDHSYLVYHFEMGSVDHGYSNITVSNADEISTGIFTNSSKLHDGSEIIAPPSDGTYDYPAAIPRRETALCKSIGVVEKDARENTRDQSNQLYSAPYVLDHQCDSTVFPSRAKDKKPHSFVKKSHNTQVIVNLADSQKLFTEPEKKQEERCKREVEGGLSTPRFKFPIMAFLHVLTFFLAAVGLTLAIMITNGKITCSRDSPKDAAKTQRLVDFPTKFQELKENISQLKKELDNARQELKEFIEIKNLSQQGKTLNLTSQVFHSGDNEDFELMLNSSQQKWMTMITDIWVQVNNTGKELRRETSLFRATGNLTQENIQKVNNSLISLKDEVHSEERRINETVLLTVQHHDQMKFFEKLINSSRRYLVTEVTEMWSSINSTQKDLQQQTKAFWSSVWAAVNATKMELMQKVNNISKMAGTKGSGNFSRCKYEVKTGTTTTGGSDADATVVEPAGYRILGVTCSTNFAAQHNLVSKDQKYICNCKGDSGKFRPLGNELKKCNLHYWFCPIN; encoded by the exons ATGCAGAAACCTACTACCGCGCAAGACCACAGCTATCTAGTATATCATTTTGAGATGGGATCGGTGGACCACGGTTACTCTAACATTACCGTAAGCAACGCAGACGAAATTTCAACGGGAATTTTTACAAACTCGAGCAAGTTACACGATGGCAGTGAAATAATTGCTCCACCAAGTGACGGGACCTACGATTACCCCGCTGCAATTCCAAGACGAGAAACCGCTTTGTGTAAATCTATTGGTGTCGTTGAGAAAGACGCTAGAGAAAACACAAGAGATCAGTCAAACCAACTTTACAGCGCTCCTTATGTGTTAGATCATCAATGTGACAGTACTGTGTTTCCGTCAAGAGCGAAAGACAAGAAACCGCACTCTTTCGTCAAAAAATCACACAACACGCAGGTTATCGTCAATTTAGCAGACTCACAAAAGTTGTTCACAGAGCCAGAGAAGAAGCAAGAGGAAAGATGTAAAAGAGAGGTAGAAGGTGGCCTCTCGACCCCCCGGTTCAAGTTCCCTATAATGGCTTTCCTTCACGTACTGACCTTTTTCCTGGCGGCTGTAGGATTGACTCTCGCGATAATGATAACAAACGGAAAGATCACTTGTTCCCGGGATTCTCCTAAAG ATGCGGCAAAAACACAAAGACTGGTTGACTTTCCAACTAAATTCCAAGAATTGAAAGAGAATATTTCCCAGCTTAAAAAGGAATTGGACAACGCCCGCCAAGAACTGAAAGAGTTTATTGAAATCAAGAATCTCTCACAACAAGGGAAGACACTTAACCTCACTTCTCAG GTATTTCACTCAGGGGACAATGAAGACTTCGAGTTGATGCTGAATTCGTCTCAGCAAAAGTGGATGACAATGATTACCGACATTTGGGTCCAAGTTAATAACACTGGTAAAGAACTGCGCCGAGAAACAAGTTTGTTTAGGGCGACAGGAAATTTAACTCAAGAGAACATTCAAAAG GTAAACAACAGTTTGATTTCTCTTAAAGACGAAGTTCACTCAGAAGAGCGTAGAATAAACGAGACTGTCCTTCTTACG GTGCAGCATCACGACCAAATGAAATTCTTTGAGAAGCTAATCAACAGTTCCCGTCGATACTTGGTGACCGAAGTGACCGAAATGTGGTCTTCAATAAACTCTACCCAGAAAGACCTGCAACAACAGACCAAAGCTTTTTGGTCGTCAGTGTGGGCAGCAGTTAACGCAACAAAGATGGAGCTAATGCAGAAA GTCAATAACATCAGTAAGATGGCAGGAACCAAAGGCTCAGGAAACTTTAGTAGATGCAAGTACGAGGTGAAAACAGGCACTACTACGACCGGGGGCTCAGATGCAGACGCAACGGTAGTTGAGCCTGCT GGGTACAGAATTCTAGGAGTAACCTGTTCCACAAACTTCGCCGCACAACATAATCTTGTATCCAAAGACCAGAAATACATATGTAATTGCAAAGGGGACTCGGGAAAGTTTAGGCCTCTAGGAAACGAGTTAAAGAAATGCAACCTTCATTATTGGTTTTGCccaataaattga
- the LOC137980044 gene encoding uncharacterized protein isoform X3 → MQKPTTAQDHSYLVYHFEMGSVDHGYSNITVSNADEISTGIFTNSSKLHDGSEIIAPPSDGTYDYPAAIPRRETALCKSIGVVEKDARENTRDQSNQLYSAPYVLDHQCDSTVFPSRAKDKKPHSFVKKSHNTQVIVNLADSQKLFTEPEKKQEERCKREVEGGLSTPRFKFPIMAFLHVLTFFLAAVGLTLAIMITNGKITCSRDSPKDAAKTQRLVDFPTKFQELKENISQLKKELDNARQELKEFIEIKNLSQQGKTLNLTSQVFHSGDNEDFELMLNSSQQKWMTMITDIWVQVNNTGKELRRETSLFRATGNLTQENIQKVNNSLISLKDEVHSEERRINETVLLTVNNISKMAGTKGSGNFSRCKYEVKTGTTTTGGSDADATVVEPAGYRILGVTCSTNFAAQHNLVSKDQKYICNCKGDSGKFRPLGNELKKCNLHYWFCPIN, encoded by the exons ATGCAGAAACCTACTACCGCGCAAGACCACAGCTATCTAGTATATCATTTTGAGATGGGATCGGTGGACCACGGTTACTCTAACATTACCGTAAGCAACGCAGACGAAATTTCAACGGGAATTTTTACAAACTCGAGCAAGTTACACGATGGCAGTGAAATAATTGCTCCACCAAGTGACGGGACCTACGATTACCCCGCTGCAATTCCAAGACGAGAAACCGCTTTGTGTAAATCTATTGGTGTCGTTGAGAAAGACGCTAGAGAAAACACAAGAGATCAGTCAAACCAACTTTACAGCGCTCCTTATGTGTTAGATCATCAATGTGACAGTACTGTGTTTCCGTCAAGAGCGAAAGACAAGAAACCGCACTCTTTCGTCAAAAAATCACACAACACGCAGGTTATCGTCAATTTAGCAGACTCACAAAAGTTGTTCACAGAGCCAGAGAAGAAGCAAGAGGAAAGATGTAAAAGAGAGGTAGAAGGTGGCCTCTCGACCCCCCGGTTCAAGTTCCCTATAATGGCTTTCCTTCACGTACTGACCTTTTTCCTGGCGGCTGTAGGATTGACTCTCGCGATAATGATAACAAACGGAAAGATCACTTGTTCCCGGGATTCTCCTAAAG ATGCGGCAAAAACACAAAGACTGGTTGACTTTCCAACTAAATTCCAAGAATTGAAAGAGAATATTTCCCAGCTTAAAAAGGAATTGGACAACGCCCGCCAAGAACTGAAAGAGTTTATTGAAATCAAGAATCTCTCACAACAAGGGAAGACACTTAACCTCACTTCTCAG GTATTTCACTCAGGGGACAATGAAGACTTCGAGTTGATGCTGAATTCGTCTCAGCAAAAGTGGATGACAATGATTACCGACATTTGGGTCCAAGTTAATAACACTGGTAAAGAACTGCGCCGAGAAACAAGTTTGTTTAGGGCGACAGGAAATTTAACTCAAGAGAACATTCAAAAG GTAAACAACAGTTTGATTTCTCTTAAAGACGAAGTTCACTCAGAAGAGCGTAGAATAAACGAGACTGTCCTTCTTACG GTCAATAACATCAGTAAGATGGCAGGAACCAAAGGCTCAGGAAACTTTAGTAGATGCAAGTACGAGGTGAAAACAGGCACTACTACGACCGGGGGCTCAGATGCAGACGCAACGGTAGTTGAGCCTGCT GGGTACAGAATTCTAGGAGTAACCTGTTCCACAAACTTCGCCGCACAACATAATCTTGTATCCAAAGACCAGAAATACATATGTAATTGCAAAGGGGACTCGGGAAAGTTTAGGCCTCTAGGAAACGAGTTAAAGAAATGCAACCTTCATTATTGGTTTTGCccaataaattga